The Pimelobacter simplex genomic sequence CGCGCCCTCGCTGCTGCCGACCTGGCGGGCCACGTCGGCGATGGTTGCGTCGTCCAGGTAGTGCAGGACGACGACCGCACGGTCCTTGGCGGCGTGCCCGTCGAGCGCGGCGAGGAGCGTGAGCCGCAGCGCGTCGTCGGCCGTGTGCTGTGCCTGCTCGGGCAGCTCGTCGGTCGGCCGCTCGTGGGTGCTCGCCCGGCGCTGCTGACTGATCCAGGTACGGGTCAGCGTCGTCTGCGCGTACGCCGCGGGGTTGGCGATCTTGGGACCCCAGTGGGCGTAGACCTTGCCGAGCGTCTCCTGGACGAGGTCCTCCGCCCGGTGCCGGTCGCCGCACAGCAGCCACGCGGCGCGGTAGAGGTGGGGCATCCGGGCGCGGG encodes the following:
- a CDS encoding RNA polymerase sigma factor, which gives rise to MSTDQRHEAEFTAFARARMPHLYRAAWLLCGDRHRAEDLVQETLGKVYAHWGPKIANPAAYAQTTLTRTWISQQRRASTHERPTDELPEQAQHTADDALRLTLLAALDGHAAKDRAVVVLHYLDDATIADVARQVGSSEGAVRKRLMRARRVLRERLGLSFADLVPERTES